From the Prunus dulcis chromosome 4, ALMONDv2, whole genome shotgun sequence genome, one window contains:
- the LOC117623861 gene encoding COBRA-like protein 10: MVTLGMKIPWTIQMSSFHAMLVVFLVLSCFRVEICYGQAGGGDGDGDGEVAAPPPEQEDCDGIFLSYQFTSREKELPHLKNVSAQAWAFKSEATILNAGSTELKAWKMYIGFQHREILVQTDGALLVDGGDLPAQLGTKGATFAGNPMTDLKTMIDTAGDYTQIQSKIKFKGTQFGLGTKATPMPKSLSLVNDGFKCPNARIRGKTTMFVCCKKDPKFKAKKIEKTKFMPKQNGDLSITYDVLQTFANNYLAQVTIDNNHPLGRLDHWNITWEWMKGEFINNMRGAYTHKKDSTECLYGMAGKFYKDLDFSQVMNCEKRPVITDLPADRKDDPKVGKLPRCCRNGTILPGLMDKSQSQSIFQLQVFKLPPDDNRTALTPPQKWKINGALNPSYKCGPPIRIDPTQFPDPSGLQATSASVASWQVVCNITKPAVPRCCVSFSAYYSDSVVPCSTCACGCKTTETDKCSTREPAMLLPAEALLVPFANRTEKAKAWAKIKHYDVPKKLPCPDNCGVSLNWHIDSDYSNGWTARLTLFNWGNDPFQDWYTAVKMNKAYEDYENVYSFNGTRMEKEVNSTIMFTGLKGLNYLIGIKNGTDPKKNPMVPGKQQSVVSFKKKHFHNIDIKAGEGFPTRVLFNGEECAIPKRFPRNNAQHLNSNALMVLCIAILTFLFMTDRFH; this comes from the exons atggTGACACTAGGCATGAAAATACCATGGACCATCCAAATGTCCTCTTTTCATGCAATGCTGGTGGTGTTTTTGGTGCTTTCATGTTTTAGGGTTGAGATTTGTTATGGACAAGCAGGCGGCGGGGacggtgatggtgatggtgaggTGGCGGCTCCTCCTCCCGAGCAAGAAGACTGTGACGGCATCTTCTTGTCGTACCAGTTTACGTCAAGGGAGAAGGAGCTGCCTCACTTGAAAAACGTATCTGCGCAGGCTTGGGCATTCAAGTCGGAGGCCACCATCTTGAACGCCGGGTCGACGGAGCTCAAGGCGTGGAAGATGTACATAGGGTTCCAGCATCGGGAGATTTTGGTGCAGACGGACGGGGCTCTGCTGGTGGACGGCGGTGATCTGCCCGCGCAGCTTGGGACCAAAGGGGCCACCTTTGCGGGGAACCCCATGACGGATTTGAAGACCATGATAGATACCGCAGGAGATTACACCCAGATTCAGAGTAAGATCAAGTTCAAGGGGACGCAGTTTGGGCTCGGCACTAAGGCTACTCCCATGCCCAAGTCCCTCAGCCTCGTCAACGACGGCTTCAAGTGCCCTAATGCTCGTATCCGCG GGAAAACTACAATGTTCGTGTGCTGCAAAAAGGACCCAAAATTCAAGGCAAAGAAAATCgaaaaaaccaaattcatgCCCAAGCAGAACGGTGATCTCTCCATCACATACGACGTGCTCCAAACCTTCGCAAACAACTACCTCGCCCAAGTGACCATCGACAACAACCACCCGCTTGGCCGCCTCGACCACTGGAACATCACTTGGGAGTGGATGAAGGGAGAGTTCATCAACAACATGAGAGGAGCCTACACTCACAAGAAGGACTCAACCGAGTGTCTCTACGGCATGGCCGGCAAATTTTATAAGGACTTGGACTTCTCTCAGGTCATGAACTGCGAAAAGAGGCCCGTCATCACTGACCTTCCTGCCGATCGAAAGGACGACCCTAAGGTCGGAAAACTGCCCCGCTGCTGCAGAAACGGAACCATCTTGCCCGGCCTCATGGACAAGAGCCAGTCCCAGTCTATCTTCCAACTGCAAGTCTTCAAGCTCCCGCCTGATGACAACAGAACCGCCCTCACTCCACCTCAGAAATGGAAAATCAACGGTGCCCTCAACCCTTCTTACAAATGTGGTCCTCCAATCAGAATCGACCCCACCCAATTCCCCGACCCCAGCGGGCTCCAGGCCACGTCAGCCTCCGTCGCTAGCTGGCAGGTGGTGTGCAACATTACCAAGCCGGCGGTCCCCAGATGCTGCGTCTCGTTCTCAGCCTATTACAGTGACTCTGTGGTGCCATGCAGCACGTGCGCCTGCGGATGCAAAACCACCGAGACAGACAAATGCAGCACCAGAGAGCCTGCCATGCTTCTTCCAGCTGAAGCTCTGCTTGTGCCTTTCGCTAACAGAACAGAGAAGGCAAAAGCTTGGGCCAAAATCAAACATTATGACGTGCCCAAGAAGCTGCCGTGCCCTGACAACTGTGGGGTGAGCTTGAATTGGCACATCGACTCGGATTACAGCAATGGATGGACTGCAAGGCTCACTCTCTTCAACTGGGGAAACGACCCTTTCCAAGATTGGTACACTGCCGTGAAAATGAACAAGGCCTACGAAGACTATGAAAACGTCTACTCGTTCAACGGAACCAGGATGGAGAAGGAAGTTAACAGCACCATTATGTTCACAGGGCTCAAGGGCTTGAATTACTTGATCGGGATTAAGAACGGAACTGACCCGAAGAAGAATCCGATGGTTCCCGGGAAGCAGCAGTCGGTGGTCTCGTTCAAGAAGAAGCACTTTCACAATATTGATATCAAGGCCGGTGAAGGGTTCCCAACAAGAGTGTTGTTCAATGGAGAAGAGTGTGCAATTCCAAAACGGTTCCCCAGGAACAACGCACAGCATCTCAACTCTAATGCCCTTATGGTCTTATGTATAGCCATCCTGACTTTCTTGTTCATGACAGATCGCTTCCACTGA
- the LOC117625404 gene encoding transcription factor MYB1-like, with translation MSINKGNSSRFPKNSEAGPVMHRERERGRKPSCDKDGQKRGAWCAEEDKVLADYIKTHGEGKWSHVAKKTGLNRSGKRSRLRWLNYLRPDVKRGNISPEEEDLIIRMHKLLGNKYDMVMGRLPGRTDNEIKNFWNINLSKRVLEEGRCGIKINPNNRRGINTFNCTKASPMIPSHDDHDHDQMVENAADATLPGSVRKDHENSFLRDLDNFINDLLRDSGNNGEY, from the exons agagagagagagagagggaggaaacCTTCCTGTGATAAAGACGGGCAAAAGAGAGGAGCATGGTGTGCTGAGGAAGACAAAGTCCTTGCTGACTACATCAAAACACATGGAGAAGGAAAATGGAGCCATGTTGCTAAAAAAACTG GGTTGAACCGGAGTGGGAAAAGGTCCAGACTGCGATGGTTGAATTATCTTAGGCCTGATGTCAAGAGAGGCAACATTTCTCCCGAAGAAGAAGACCTTATTATCAGAATGCACAAGCTTCTTGGAAACAAGTATGA TATGGTTATGGGAAGATTACCAGGTCGGACAGATAATGAAATCAAGAACTTCTGGAATATTAATTTGAGCAAGAGGGTTCTAGAGGAAGGACGATGTGGCATCAAGATTAACCCTAATAATCGACGTGGCATTAACACATTCAATTGCACAAAGGCTTCTCCCATGATCCCATCGCatgatgatcatgatcatgatcaaATGGTTGAGAATGCAGCAGATGCAACTCTTCCTGGTTCTGTGAGAAAAGATCATGAGAACTCGTTCTTAAGGGATTTGGATAATTTCATCAATGACCTTTTGCGCGACTCCGGAAACAATGGAGAGTATTGA
- the LOC117625910 gene encoding protein translation factor SUI1 homolog 2 — protein sequence MSELDVQIPTAFDPFAEANAEDSGAGTKEYVHIRIQQRNGRKSLTTVQGLKKEFSYNKILKDLKKEFCCNGTVVQDPELGQVIQLQGDQRKNVSSFLVQAGIVKKDNIKIHGF from the exons ATGTCTGAGCTCGACGTACAGATTCCTACCGCCTTTG ATCCCTTTGCTGAGGCAAATGCTGAGGACTCAGGTGCTGGGACAAAAGAGTATGTGCACATTCGTATACAGCAACGGAATGGCAGGAAAAGCCTGACAACCGTGCAGGGATTGAAGAAGGAGTTTAGCTACAACAAGATACTCAAAGACCTTAAGAAGGAATTTTGCTGCAATGGTACAGTTGTCCAGGACCCAGAACTAGGACAG GTCATTCAGCTTCAAGGTGATCAGAGAAAGAATGTGTCTTCCTTCCTCGTCCAG GCTGGCATTGTGAAGAAAGACAACATCAAAATTCATGGTTTCTGA
- the LOC117623858 gene encoding thiamine thiazole synthase, chloroplastic, which produces MASMASTLTSSSLTTKLQKPSLLDSSFPGTSVVRLQPAKAAPNSNNHGLSVSMSANGSTPSYDLSAFKFDPIKESIVSREMTRRYMTDMITYADTDVVVVGAGSAGLSCAYELSKNPNVQVAIIEQSVSPGGGAWLGGQLFSAMVVRKPAHLFLNELGIAYDEKDHYVVIKHAALFTSTIMSKLLARPNVKLFNAVAAEDLIVKGGRVGGVVTNWALVSMNHDTQSCMDPNVMEAKVVVSSCGHDGPMGATGVKRLRSIGMIESVPGMKALDMNTAEDAIVKLTREIVPGMIVTGMEVAEIDGSPRMGPTFGAMMISGQKAAHLALKSLGLPNALDGSYVGSIQPELILAAADSAEIAEA; this is translated from the exons ATGGCATCCATGGCTTCTACTCTCACCTCCTCCTCCCTTACCACCAAGCTCCAAAAGCCCTCTCTCCTCGACTCCTCCTTCCCTGGCACTTCCGTGGTCCGCCTTCAGCCCGCCAAGGCCGCCCCCAACTCCAACAACCATGGCCTCTCTGTTTCCATGTCCGCCAACGGCTCGACGCCGTCGTACGACCTCAGCGCCTTCAAGTTCGACCCCATCAAGGAGTCCATCGTCTCCAGGGAGATGACCAGGCGCTACATGACCGATATGATCACCTACGCCGACACCGACGTCGTCGTAGTCGGCGCCGGATCCGCCGGGCTCTCCTGCGCCTACGAGCTCAGCAAGAACCCCAACGTTCAGGTCGCCATTATCGAGCAGTCCGTCAGCCCCGGCGGTGGTGCGTGGCTCGGTGGCCAGCTCTTCTCCGCCATG GTTGTGCGTAAACCAGCTCACCTTTTCCTAAATGAGCTCGGCATTGCCTACGATGAGAAAGACCACTATGTTGTCATCAAGCACGCGGCCCTATTCACCTCCACTATCATGAGCAAGCTCCTTGCTCGGCCCAATGTGAAGCTCTTCAACGCTGTGGCTGCCGAGGACCTGATCGTTAAGGGAGGAAGAGTTGGCGGTGTTGTCACCAACTGGGCATTGGTCTCGATGAATCATGACACACAGTCTTGCATGGACCCTAATGTCATGGAGGCCAAGGTAGTTGTGAGCTCCTGTGGTCACGACGGGCCCATGGGAGCCACTGGGGTCAAGAGGTTGCGGAGCATTGGGATGATCGAGAGCGTGCCCGGAATGAAGGCCTTGGACATGAACACGGCTGAAGATGCTATCGTGAAGCTGACTAGGGAGATTGTGCCTGGAATGATCGTTACAGGCATGGAAGTTGCTGAGATAGATGGATCTCCAAGAATG GGGCCTACTTTTGGAGCCATGATGATATCAGGGCAAAAGGCAGCCCACTTGGCATTGAAGTCACTAGGGCTTCCCAATGCTTTGGATGGATCATATGTGGGAAGCATTCAACCAGAGCTGATCTTGGCTGCCGCGGATTCTGCTGAGATTGCAGAGGCTTAA
- the LOC117623860 gene encoding DDRGK domain-containing protein 1 has product MEEMLAIVLSMLLVLALIPLYLWKRRQDSQLPHDHEEEPQVAQREGVVRATGARRMRRRPASGASTSAAAAAPVVEETVDGSDEEDEGEYYEAKASKKREKKRQEREAQRQAEQAARESRNTKQDRYAEMRRRKDEEREAQERQLEEEAKAQKAREEEAAALEFEKWKGEFSIDAEGTTENEVQDGHQDLLSDFVEYIKKHKCVPLEDLAAEFKLRTQECINRITSLESMGRLSGVMDDRGKYIYISQEEMQAVADYIKRQGRVSISHLASKSNQFIDLEPKAEFVEEISSAAEITVT; this is encoded by the exons ATGGAGGAAATGTTGGCTATAGTTCTTTCTATGCTTCTTGTTTTGGCATTAATTCCACTTTATCTATGGAAACGGCGTCAAGATTCTCAATTGCCTCACGATCACGAAGAAGAGCCGCAG gtTGCTCAGAGGGAAGGTGTAGTGCGTGCCACTGGTGCTCGTCGGATGCGAAGGAGGCCGGCTTCTGGAGCAAGCACATCAGCTGCCGCTGCTGCACCAGTTGTAGAAG AAACTGTTGATGGAAGTGATGAGGAAGATGAGGGTGAGTATTATGAAGCCAAAGCATCtaagaaaagggaaaagaagcGTCAGGAGCGGGAAGCACAACGACAA GCTGAACAAGCTGCACGTGAATCGAGGAATACAAAACAAGACCGCTATGCTGAAATGCGGAGGAGGAAAGATGAGGAGCGTGAGGCACAGGAGCGTCAGCTG GAGGAAGAAGCCAAGGCTCAGAAGGCTAGGGAGGAGGAAGCTGCTGCATTAGAGTTCGAGAAGTGGAAAGGAGAGTTTTCTATAGATGCTGAAGGTACTACAGAAAATGAAGTGCAGGATGGACATCAGGATTTGCTCTCTGATTTTGTGGAATACATAAAG AAACATAAATGTGTACCCTTGGAAGATCTTGCTGCTGAATTCAAGTTAAGAACTCAG GAATGCATCAATCGGATTACCTCTCTGGAGAGTATGG GGCGACTTTCCGGTGTCATGGATGACAGAGGGAAATACATATACATCTCCCAAGAAGAGATGCAAGCTGTGGCAGATTATATTAAGCGTCAGGGAAGGGTTAGCATTTCACATCTTGCAAGCAAGTCCAACCAGTTCATAGACTTAGAGCCAAAAGCAGAGTTTGTTGAAGAAATAAGTAGTGCGGCAGAGATAACTGTCACTTGA